A region from the Gymnogyps californianus isolate 813 chromosome 14, ASM1813914v2, whole genome shotgun sequence genome encodes:
- the SMIM3 gene encoding small integral membrane protein 3 isoform X1, with protein MTHSMDLPDPAGPAALPKHILDIWVIVLIILATILIMTALVLCPATAVIIYRVRTHPTRNGIV; from the exons ATGACCCACTC GATGGACCTCCCTGACCCCGCAGGTCCCGCCGCCCTCCCCAAGCACATCCTGGACATCTGGGTCATCGTCTTGATCATCCTCGCCACCATCCTCATCATGACGGCCCTGGTGCTCTGCCCGGCAACTGCCGTCATCATCTACCGGGTTCGGACTCACCCCACGCGCAATGGCATCGTGTGA
- the GPX3 gene encoding glutathione peroxidase 3 isoform X1, which yields MGGWSRSAWILPFFLAGLVPPGQSQEREKVKCYSSVQGTIYDYGALTIDGDEYVPFRNYAGKMVLFVNVATYUGLTLQYLELNALQNELGPYGLVILGFPSNQFGKQEPGQNSEILPALKYVRPGGGFVPNFQLFQKGDVNGAKEQKVYTFLKNACPPVAEEFGNPKNLFWEPLRNHDIKWNFEKFLVGPDGVPVMRWYHRANIAVVKNDIIAYMRRQQQQQRLILLGTEQLFSAFKLPAVLVQRRAPLLAGGSRPLAPHHRNAK from the exons ATGGGGGGCTGGTCCCGCAGCGCCTGGATTTTGCCCTTTTTCTTGGCTGGGCTCGTCCCGCCGGGGCAGAgtcaggagagggagaag GTGAAATGCTACAGCTCGGTGCAGGGCACCATCTACGACTACGGGGCCCTGACCATCGACGGGGACGAGTATGTCCCCTTTAGGAACTACGCGGGGAAGATGGTGCTCTTTGTCAACGTGGCTACATACTGAGGCCTCACCCTGCAGTACCTTG AACTGAATGCACTACAAAACGAGCTGGGGCCCTACGGGCTCGTCATCCTGGGCTTCCCCTCCAACCAATTTGGGAAGCAGGAACCTGGCCAGAACTCGGAGATCCTCCCCGCACTGAA GTACGTCCGGCCGGGGGGTGGCTTCGTCCCCAACTTCCAGCTCTTCCAGAAAGGGGACGTGAATGGGGCCAAGGAGCAGAAGGTCTACACGTTCCTGAAG AATGCCTGTCCCCCGGTGGCGGAGGAGTTTGGGAACCCAAAGAACCTCTTCTGGGAGCCTCTGCGGAACCACGACATCAAGTGGAACTTCGAGAAGTTCCTGGTGGGCCCCGACGGCGTGCCTGTCATGCGCTGGTACCACCGCGCCAACATTGCCGTTGTGAAAAACGACATCATTGCCTACAtgaggcggcagcagcagcagcagc GCCTGATCCTGCTGGGCACGGAGCAGCTCTTCAGTGCATTCAAGCTGCCCGCGGTCCTGGTGCAGAGACGTGCTCCTCTCCTGGCCGGGGGCAGCCGGCCCCTCGCCCCCCACCATAGAAATGCCAAATAA
- the GPX3 gene encoding glutathione peroxidase 3 isoform X2, with amino-acid sequence MGGWSRSAWILPFFLAGLVPPGQSQEREKVKCYSSVQGTIYDYGALTIDGDEYVPFRNYAGKMVLFVNVATYUGLTLQYLELNALQNELGPYGLVILGFPSNQFGKQEPGQNSEILPALKYVRPGGGFVPNFQLFQKGDVNGAKEQKVYTFLKNACPPVAEEFGNPKNLFWEPLRNHDIKWNFEKFLVGPDGVPVMRWYHRANIAVVKNDIIAYMRRQQQQQQQQQQQEGL; translated from the exons ATGGGGGGCTGGTCCCGCAGCGCCTGGATTTTGCCCTTTTTCTTGGCTGGGCTCGTCCCGCCGGGGCAGAgtcaggagagggagaag GTGAAATGCTACAGCTCGGTGCAGGGCACCATCTACGACTACGGGGCCCTGACCATCGACGGGGACGAGTATGTCCCCTTTAGGAACTACGCGGGGAAGATGGTGCTCTTTGTCAACGTGGCTACATACTGAGGCCTCACCCTGCAGTACCTTG AACTGAATGCACTACAAAACGAGCTGGGGCCCTACGGGCTCGTCATCCTGGGCTTCCCCTCCAACCAATTTGGGAAGCAGGAACCTGGCCAGAACTCGGAGATCCTCCCCGCACTGAA GTACGTCCGGCCGGGGGGTGGCTTCGTCCCCAACTTCCAGCTCTTCCAGAAAGGGGACGTGAATGGGGCCAAGGAGCAGAAGGTCTACACGTTCCTGAAG AATGCCTGTCCCCCGGTGGCGGAGGAGTTTGGGAACCCAAAGAACCTCTTCTGGGAGCCTCTGCGGAACCACGACATCAAGTGGAACTTCGAGAAGTTCCTGGTGGGCCCCGACGGCGTGCCTGTCATGCGCTGGTACCACCGCGCCAACATTGCCGTTGTGAAAAACGACATCATTGCCTACAtgaggcggcagcagcagcagcagcaacagcagcagcagcaggagggccTGTAG
- the SMIM3 gene encoding small integral membrane protein 3 isoform X2 encodes MDLPDPAGPAALPKHILDIWVIVLIILATILIMTALVLCPATAVIIYRVRTHPTRNGIV; translated from the coding sequence ATGGACCTCCCTGACCCCGCAGGTCCCGCCGCCCTCCCCAAGCACATCCTGGACATCTGGGTCATCGTCTTGATCATCCTCGCCACCATCCTCATCATGACGGCCCTGGTGCTCTGCCCGGCAACTGCCGTCATCATCTACCGGGTTCGGACTCACCCCACGCGCAATGGCATCGTGTGA